From Oryza sativa Japonica Group chromosome 4, ASM3414082v1, one genomic window encodes:
- the LOC4336065 gene encoding lysine histidine transporter-like 6, with protein MVTSSVLPKVVDDAGEGEANPRRAKWWYATFHSVTAMVGAGVLSLPYAMAHLGWGPGTAALVVSWGMTLYTLRLLIELHECVPGVRFDRYRDLGAHALGPRLGPWLVVPQQLIVQLGCDVVYMVIGGKCLMKFAESVSSWSRAPQLHHQSYWICIFGASQFLLSQLPSLDSITAVSLAAAAMSVGYSTISWAACLARGTPAAAEGGGGGVSYAYKDGTAADSVFRVCSALGQVAFAYAGHGVVLEIQATIPSTPTKPSRGAMWKGAVAAYLVTALCYFPVAIAGYWAFGRDVSDNVLVALRRPPWLVAAANMMVVVHVLGSYQVYAMPIFETLETILITRIRLPPGALLRLVARSAYVAFTLFVAVTFPFFGDLLGFFGGFGFTPTSYFLPCILWLKIKKPPRFSASWFANWGCIVVGVLLMIASTIGGLRSIIQDASTFQFYS; from the exons ATGGTCACTTCTTCAGTTCTTCCTAAG GTGGTTGATGatgccggcgagggcgaggccaACCCTCGCCGGGCGAAATGGTGGTACGCGACGTTCCACAGCGTCACCGCCATGGTCGGCGCCGGCGTGCTCAGCTTGCCGTACGCCATGGCTCACCTAGGATG GGggccggggacggcggcgctggtgGTGTCGTGGGGGATGACGCTGTACACGCTGCGGCTGCTGATCGAGCTGCACGAGTGCGTGCCCGGGGTGCGGTTCGACCGGTACCGCGACCTCGGCGCGCACGCGCTGGGCCCGCGCCTGGGGCCCTGGCTCGTCGTGCCGCAGCAGCTCATCGTGCAGCTCGGCTGCGACGTGGTGTACATGGTCATCGGCGGGAAATGCCTCATGAAGTTCGCCGAGTCGGTGTCGTCGTGGTCGCGCGCGCCGCAGCTGCACCACCAGTCCTACTGGATCTGCATCTTCGGCGCCTCCCAGTTCCTCCTCTCCCAGCTCCCCAGCCTCGACTCCATCACCGccgtctccctcgccgccgccgccatgtccgTCGGCTACTCGACGATATCATGGGCGGCGTGCTTGGCGAGGGGTactcccgcggcggcggagggcggcggtgggggggTGAGCTACGCGTACAAGGACGGGACGGCGGCGGACTCGGTGTTCCGGGTGTGCAGCGCGCTGGGGCAGGTGGCATTCGCGTACGCCGGGCACGGGGTGGTGCTGGAGATCCAGGCGACGATCCCGTCCACGCCGACGAAGCCGTCGAGGGGGGCCATGTGGAAGGGCGCCGTGGCGGCGTACCTGGTCACCGCGCTCTGCTACTTCCCCGTCGCGATCGCGGGCTACTGGGCGTTCGGCCGCGACGTCTCCGACAACGTGCTCGTCGCgctgcgccggccgccgtggctcgtcgccgccgccaacatgATGGTCGTCGTCCACGTCCTCGGCAGCTACCAGGTGTACGCCATGCCCATCTTCGAGACCCTCGAGACGATTCTGATCACCAGGATCAGGCTCCCTCCCGGGGcgctcctccgcctcgtcgCCCGATCAGCCTACGTCG CGTTCACGCTGTTCGTCGCGGTGACGTTCCCGTTCTTCGGCGACCTGCTCGGCTTCTTCGGCGGCTTCGGGTTCACGCCGACGTCCTACTTC CTCCCCTGTATTCTGTGGCTGAAGATCAAGAAGCCTCCGAGGTTCAGCGCGTCGTGGTTTGCCAACTGG GGTTGCATCGTCGTTGGAGTGCTGTTGATGATCGCTTCCACCATCGGCGGGCTACGAAGCATCATCCAGGATGCCTCGACGTTCCAGTTCTACTCGTGA
- the LOC4336066 gene encoding 14-3-3-like protein GF14-B, whose protein sequence is MSAQAELSREENVYMAKLAEQAERYEEMVEFMEKVAKTVDSEELTVEERNLLSVAYKNVIGARRASWRIISSIEQKEESRGNEDRVTLIKDYRGKIETELTKICDGILKLLESHLVPSSTAPESKVFYLKMKGDYYRYLAEFKTGAERKDAAENTMVAYKAAQDIALAELPPTHPIRLGLALNFSVFYYEILNSPDRACNLAKQAFDEAISELDTLSEESYKDSTLIMQLLRDNLTLWTSDISEDTAEEIREAPKRDSSEGQ, encoded by the exons ATGTCGGCACAGGCGGAGCTTTCCCGTGAGGAGAATGTGTACATGGCCAAGCTCGCTGAGCAAGCCGAGAGGTACGAGGAGATGGTCGAATTCATGGAGAAGGTGGCCAAGACGGTTGACTCTGAGGAGCTCACCGTGGAGGAGCGCAACCTCCTGTCTGTTGCATACAAGAATGTGATTGGAGCCCGCCGTGCGTCATGGCGCATTATCTCCTCCATTGAGCAGAAGGAGGAAAGCCGTGGTAACGAGGACCGTGTCACACTCATCAAGGACTACCGTGGCAAGATCGAGACTGAGCTCACCAAGATTTGCGACGGCATTCTCAAGCTGCTTGAATCCCACCTTGTCCCCTCTTCCACTGCCCCTGAGTCCAAGGTCTTCTACCTCAAAATGAAGGGTGACTACTACAG GTACCTTGCCGAATTTAAGACCGGGGCTGAGAGGAAGGATGCTGCTGAGAATACCATGGTGGCATACAAGGCTGCTCAG GACATTGCTTTGGCTGAGCTGCCTCCTACTCATCCAATTAGGCTTGGGCTAGCTCTTAACTTCTCAGTGTTCTACTATGAGATCCTCAACTCGCCTGATCGTGCTTGCAACCTCGCAAAGCAG GCTTTTGATGAGGCCATCTCGGAGCTGGACACCCTGAGCGAGGAGTCCTACAAGGACAGCACTTTGATCATGCAACTCCTCCGTGATAACCTGACCCTGTGGACTTCAGACATCTCG GAGGACACCGCGGAAGAGATCAGGGAAGCTCCGAAGCGCGACTCCAGCGAGGGGCAGTAA
- the LOC4336067 gene encoding uncharacterized protein, with the protein MDRASEELERRSRYLSSLVRRTKLADPPEPEPEPEPEPEREREREVAAKESGGGEGKGGKVVEEKEVKAAKEKKEKEKEAKVPRGEGGNGEEKKVAVRVRAADMPPALQRRAIRVALEATAAMPRIDSKRLALALKKEFDTTYGPAWHCIVGTSFGSYVTHSLGGFLYFSVDKLYILLFRTAVEPLSYQR; encoded by the exons ATGGACCGGGCCTCCGAGGAGCTGGAGCGCCGCAGCCGCTACCTCAGTTCGCTCGTCCGCCGCACCAAGCTCGCCGACCCGCccgagccggagccggagcctgagccggagccggagagggagagggagagggaggtggcggcgaaggagagcgGTGGCGGTGAGGGGAAGGGCGGTAAGgtggtggaggagaaggaggtgaaggcggcgaaggagaagaaggagaaggagaaggaggcgaaggtgccgaggggggagggggggaatggggaggagaagaaggtggCGGTGCGCGTGCGGGCGGCGGACATGCCGCCGGCGCTGCAGCGCCGCGCGATCCGGGTCGCCCTggaggccaccgccgccatgccgCGGATCGACAGCAAGCGCCTCGCGCTCGCGCTGAAGAAG GAATTTGATACAACATATGGGCCTGCTTGGCACTGCATTGTCGGCACAAGCTTCGGTTCCTACGTTACTCACTCCTTGGGAGGTTTCTTGTACTTCTCTGTTGACAAGTTATACATTCTTCTCTTCAGAACAGCTGTTGAGCCACTAAGCTACCAACGATAA
- the LOC136356118 gene encoding uncharacterized protein, whose translation MQPVDCLVDCTCPTARPNRCKKSLAAMLSRNDRIELRCSSWLHACSGAAPARAGRAGETMGSLTPPYLLPHFFYLLFSSLSSVMATSDDHLHLRRPDQASCKSCSSLSSSARGRQELSAGGSGGHELATARSTCTEMSKHELGLSSSPSPAAPPSSPA comes from the coding sequence ATGCAACCTGTAGACTGTTTGGTTGACTGCACGTGTCCCACAGCCAGGCCCAACAGATGCAAAAAGTCTCTCGCAGCCATGCTGAGCAGGAACGACCGAATTGAGCTTCGTTGCTCATCCTGGCTCCACGCATGCAGCGGCGCCGCACCCGCGCGTGCAGGGAGAGCCGGAGAGACGATGGGGTCCCTGACACCACCCTACCTTCTTCCTCATTTCTTctatcttctcttctcttcgcTATCGTCGGTCATGGCCACCAGCGACGACCATCTCCATCTCCGTCGGCCAGATCAGGCTAGCTGCAAGTCCtgctcctccctctcttcttcagCAAGGGGTCGCCAAGAGCTCTCCGCCGGCGGATCCGGAGGGCATGAGCTCGCCACTGCCAGATCTACCTGCACAGAGATGTCGAAGCATGAGCTTGGCTtgagctcgtcgccgtcgccagcggCACCACCTTCCTCGCCGGCTTGA
- the LOC4336070 gene encoding prohibitin-3, mitochondrial codes for MAGGPAAVSFLTNIAKAAAGLGAAASLLSASLYTVDGGERAVIFDRFRGVLPETVGEGTHFLVPWLQKPFVFDIRTRPHNFSSNSGTKDLQMVNLTLRLLSRPDVVHLPTIFTSLGLEYDDKVLPSIGNEVLKAVVAQFNADQLLTERPHVSALVRDALIRRAREFNIILDDVAITHLSYGIEFSQAVEKKQVAQQEAERSKFLVAKAEQERRAAIVRAEGESESARLISEATAAAGTGLIELRRIEAAREIAAELARSPNVAYVPAGDNGRMLLGLNAAGFGR; via the coding sequence atggccggcggtCCCGCGGCGGTGTCGTTCCTGACCAACAtcgccaaggcggcggcggggctcggcGCCGCGGCCTCCCTCCTGTCGGCGTCGCTCTAcaccgtcgacggcggcgagcgcgccgtCATCTTCGACCGGTTCCGCGGGGTGCTCCCGGAGACCGTCGGCGAGGGGACCCACTTCCTCGTGCCGTGGCTCCAGAAGCCCTTCGTCTTCGACATCCGCACGCGCCCCCACAActtctcctccaactccggcACCAAGGACCTGCAGATGGTCAACCTcaccctccgcctcctctcccgcccCGACGTCGTGCACCTCCCCACCATCTTCACCTCCCTCGGCCTCGAGTACGACGACAAGGTGCTCCCCTCCATCGGCAACGAGGTGCTCAAGGCCGTCGTCGCGCAGTTCAACGCCGACCAGCTCCTCACCGAGCGGCCCCACGTCTCAGCCCTCGTCCGCGACGCCCTCATCCGCCGCGCCCGCGAGTTCAACATCATCCTCGACGACGTCGCCATCACCCACCTCTCCTACGGCATCGAGTTCTCGCAGGCCGTCGAGAAGAAGCAGGTGGCGCAGCAGGAGGCCGAGCGCTCCAAGTTCCTCGTGGCCAAGGCTGAGCAGGAGAGGCGCGCGGCCATCGTGCGCGCGGAGGGAGAGAGTGAGTCCGCGCGGCTCATTTCtgaggccaccgccgccgctgggaCAGGGCTGATTGAGCTGAGGAGGATCGAGGCGGCCAGGGAGATTGCTGCCGAGCTGGCCCGTTCTCCTAATGTTGCATACGTTCCTGCTGGGGACAATGGCCGGATGCTGCTCGGCCTCAACGCTGCCGGGTTCGGCCGGTGA
- the LOC4336071 gene encoding probable inactive receptor kinase RLK902 has translation MLPPPAAAAAALLLLLALSAGANDIASDAAALQAFIAPFGSATVSWNTSQPTCSWTGVVCSGGRVVEVHLPGVGLRGNVPVGALGGLDKLAVLSLRYNALSGPLPSDLAKCAELRVINLQSNHFSGELPPEILALPALTQLNLAENRFSGRIPASIAKNGRLQLLYLDGNLLTGELPNVNMPLLTSFNVSFNNLTGGIPSGLSGMPATSFLGMSLCGKPLAACRTPISIPPSQAPALSPEGAVSAVGRGRGGRRLAGGAIAGIVIGCALGFLLVAGVLVLACGALQRKPRPHHSRDVAAELALHSKEAMSPSVYTPRVSDARPPPPPAAVVPAIQPAVAANVAGKKKLFFFGRVPRPYDLEDLLRASAEVLGKGTYGTTYKAALETGPVVAVKRLKETSLPEREFRDKVAAIGGLDHPNVVPLQAYYFSKDEKLMVYEFVAMGSLSSMLHGNRGSGRSPLLWESRRRIALASARGLEYIHATGSKVVHGNIKSSNVLLSRSSVDARVADHGLAHLVGPAGAPSSRVAGYRAPEVVADPWRLSQKADVYSFGVLLLELLTGKAPTHAVLHDDEGVDLPRWARSVVREEWTSEVFDTELLRHPGAEDEMVEMLRLAMDCTVTVPDQRPAMPEIVVRIEQLGGAGSARTARSVSMDDADDRPLRPAGSTRES, from the exons AtgctgccaccgccggccgccgcggccgccgcgctcctGCTGCTCCTGGCGCTCTCCGCCGGGGCCAACGACATCGCGTCGGACGCCGCGGCGCTGCAGGCGTTCATCGCGCCGTTCGGGTCGGCGACCGTGTCGTGGAACACGTCCCAGCCGACGTGCTCGTGGACGGGCGTCGTGTgctccggcggccgcgtcgTGGAGGTCCACCTCCCGGGGGTTGGACTCCGCGGCAACGTCCCCGTGGGCGCGCTCGGGGGCCTCGACAAGCTCGCCGTGCTGTCGCTGCGCTACAACGCGCTCTCCGGCCCGCTGCCGTCCGACCTGGCCAAGTGCGCGGAGCTCCGGGTAATTAATCTGCAGTCGAATCacttctccggcgagctcccccCGGAGATTCTGGCTCTCCCGGCGCTGACGCAGCTCAACCTCGCGGAGAACCGCTTTTCCGGGAGGATTCCGGCGAGCATTGCCAAGAACGGGAGGCTACAGCTGCTCTACTTGGACGGCAACCTCCTCACCGGCGAGCTGCCGAATGTCAACATGCCATTGCTCACCTCGTTCAACGTCTCCTTCAACAACCTCACAGGCGGGATACCCAGCGGTCTCAGCGGCATGCCGGCGACGTCTTTCCTCGGCATGTCGCTGTGCGGCAAGCCCCTCGCCGCTTGCCGAACGCCGATTTCCATCCCACCGTCGCAGGCTCCGGCGCTCTCGCCAGAAGGCGCGGTCTCGGCGGTCGGCCGCGGGAGGGGCGGACGCCGCCTAGCCGGAGGAGCCATTGCCGGCATTGTGATCGGCTGCGCGCTCggcttccttctcgtcgccggcgttcTGGTCCTCGCGTGTGGCGCGCTGCAGCGCAAGCCAAGACCGCACCACAGCCGTGACGTCGCGGCGGAGCTCGCCTTGCACAGCAAAGAGGCAATGAGCCCGAGCGTGTACACGCCGCGCGTCTCGgacgcgcggccgccgccgccgccggcggcggtggtcccCGCGATACAaccggccgtcgccgccaacGTCGCAGGAAAGAAGAAGCTCTTCTTCTTCGGGAGGGTGCCGCGGCCGTACGACCTCGAGGACCTGCTGCGCGCGTCGGCCGAGGTGCTCGGCAAGGGCACGTACGGGACCACGTACAAGGCCGCGCTCGAGACCGGGCCGGTGGTCGCCGTGAAGCGCCTCAAGGAGACCTCATTGCCGGAGCGCGAGTTCCGGGACAAGGTCGCGGCGATCGGCGGGCTGGACCACCCCAACGTCGTGCCACTGCAGGCCTACTACTTCAGCAAGGACGAGAAGCTCATGGTGTACGAGTTCGTCGCCATGGGCAGCCTCTCGTCGATGCTTCACG GAAACCGTGGCTccggccggtcgccgctgcTCTGGGAGTCGAGGAGGCGCATCGCGCTGGCGTCGGCGCGCGGGCTGGAGTACATCCACGCGACGGGCTCCAAGGTGGTGCACGGCAACATCAAGTCGTCGAACGTACTCCTCAGCCGGTCGTCGGTGGACGCGCGCGTGGCGGACCACGGCCTCGCGCACCTCGTCGGCCCGGCGGGCGCGCCGTCCAGCCGGGTGGCGGGGTACCGCGcgccggaggtggtggcggaccCGTGGCGGCTGTCGCAGAAGgccgacgtgtacagcttcggcgtgCTGCTCCTGGAGCTGCTCACCGGGAAGGCCCCCACGCACGCCGTGCTGCACGACGACGAGGGCGTGGACCTGCCGCGGTGGGCGCGCTCCGTCGTGCGGGAGGAGTGGACGTCCGAGGTGTTCGACACGGAGCTCCTCAGGCACCCCGGCGCCGAGGACGAGATGGTGGAGATGCTGCGGCTGGCGATGGACTGCACCGTGACCGTGCCGGACCAGCGGCCGGCGATGCCGGAGATCGTCGTGCGCATCGAGCAGCTGGGCGGCGCGGGCTCCGCGCGGACCGCCCGGAGCGTGTCGatggacgacgccgacgaccggCCGCTCAGGCCCGCCGGGTCGACCCGCGAGAGCTGA
- the LOC4336073 gene encoding protein FLOURY 1 produces MGGGNRISGGGGGGFLKPLAGVSFAFMPGVGAFYFLVGSVLGFLAMVYSSESDEAGGDWASAERWVALARSVSAPQMFVGIPLLLLATGVWRLGKRCEAVEGLVGNADATVQALRVGGVVCAVCGTKILALKKKGGLPPSPTPSPARSKGSCSDKPVARSLAAELEQEANAEEDECAAAGDANGGCGSGAEEGGSVERLRRRLAAERRRREAALEELEKERRAAASAADEAMAKIACLRNEKALVEREARQFREMAQQKQMYDRQQIESLQWVIQRFGMPCGEAEVSSERAVSETSEDDRDRK; encoded by the coding sequence ATGGGCGGCGGGAACCGCatctccggtggcggcggcggcggattcttGAAGCCGCTTGCCGGCGTGTCGTTCGCGTTTATGCCCGGGGTGGGCGCGTTCTACTTCCTGGTTGGGTCGGTGCTTGGGTTCTTGGCGATGGTGTACTCGTCCGAGTccgacgaggccggcggcgactgGGCCTCCGCGGAGCGCTGGGTTGCGCTGGCGAGGTCGGTGAGCGCCCCCCAGATGTTTGTTGGAATTCCCCTCCTGCTCCTGGCGACGGGGGTCTGGCGCCTCGGCAAGCGGTGCGAGGCCGTGGAGGGGCTCGTCGGGAACGCGGACGCCACGGTGCAGGCATtgcgcgtcggcggcgtcgtctgCGCCGTGTGCGGGACGAAGATACTGGCCCTGAAGAAGAAAGGCGGCCTGCCCCCGTCCCCGACCCCGTCCCCGGCCCGCTCCAAGGGGAGCTGCTCCGACAAGCCGGTCGCGAGGTCGCTGGCCGCCGAGCTGGAGCAGGAGGCCAacgcggaggaagacgagtgcgcggcggccggcgacgcgaacGGCGGCTGCGGCAGCGGTGCGGAGGAGGGCGGCAGCGTGGAGCGGCTGAGGCGCCGGCTCGCGGccgagaggaggcggagggaggcCGCGCTGGAGGAGCTGGAGAAGgagaggcgcgcggcggcgtccgcggcCGACGAGGCCATGGCCAAGATCGCGTGCCTCCGCAACGAGAAGGCGCTGGTGGAGCGCGAGGCGCGGCAGTTCCGGGAGATGGCGCAGCAGAAGCAGATGTACGACCGGCAGCAGATCGAGTCGCTCCAGTGGGTGATCCAGAGGTTCGGCATGCCGTGCGGCGAGGCCGAGGTGTCCTCCGAGCGGGCCGTGTCGGAGACCAGCGAGGACGACAGAGACAGGAAGTAG
- the LOC4336074 gene encoding putative pentatricopeptide repeat-containing protein At1g09680 encodes MQRALRLRHRPRRPPPVPAQAPPPSPRPWYAAPPPPPQAAAADPLLVAASEVALALPVHPAPLPSAAPAPLLRLLPAFTSDHFLSLLRLNPLSLPPLPLHSLFRLLLVASPPGLFRHTPASFLSMACHLLRHRLPHLAHPLLRLLASRLGRSSPPRVLPLLLSAAAAAPGDPASLLSALSSAYAEEGLLPDACTLVLLALRRGIRLEPTSCTGLMSRFPTAPEACAFYLQLLDAGLPPEAKLFNVLMRDLVRLGELASAQNVFDEMQSRGVRRTVVSFNTMISGMCRAGDLDGAETLHRRMSEAGVTPDVYTYGALIQGLCRVGRIEDARGVFEKMCGRGMKPNAVVFTILIDAHCKKGDAETMLELHREMRERGVRPDAVTYNAIVNGLCRARDLKSASGIVVEMRSAGLRPDTVTYTTLIDGYCKEEELDMAMEIKQNMVAEGVGLDEVTYTALISGLSKAGRSADAERVLGEMMEAGLEPDNTTYTMVIDAFCRKGDVKTGLRLLKEMQNKGRKPGVVTYNVIMNGFCKLGQMKNADMLLNAMINIGVSPDDITYNILLDGHCKHGKVTDIEELKSAKGTVPDLGVYTSIVGEIVKKKTTKTYHDR; translated from the coding sequence ATGCAGAGggctctccgcctccgccaccgcccgcggcggccgcctcctGTTCCTGCCcaggcaccgccgccgtcccctcgccCATGGTacgccgcgccaccaccgccgccgcaggccgcggcggccgatcccctcctcgtcgccgcctccgaggTCGCGCTCGCCCTCCCCGTCCACccggcgccgctcccgtccgccgcgccggcaccgctcctccgcctcctccccgcctTCACCTCCGAccacttcctctccctcctccgcctcaaCCCGCTCTCCCTCCCGCCCCTCCCGCTCCACTCCCtcttccgcctcctcctcgtcgcctctCCTCCGGGCCTCTTCCGCCACACCCCGGCCTCTTTCCTCTCCATGGCgtgccacctcctccgccaccgccttccgCACCTGGCTCATCCGCTCCTacgcctcctcgcctcccgtctcggccgctcctccccgccgcgcgtcctccctctcctcctctccgccgccgccgccgcccccggcgaCCCGGCGTCTCTTTTGTCTGCACTCTCCTCGGCCTACGCCGAGGAGGGCCTCCTCCCCGACGCGTGCaccctcgtcctcctcgccctccgccGTGGCATCCGCCTCGAGCCCACCTCGTGTACTGGTCTCATGAGCCGGTTCCCCACTGCTCCCGAAGCCTGCGCCTTCTATCTGCAACTGCTTGACGCGGGCCTGCCCCCGGAGGCCAAGCTGTTCAACGTTCTGATGCGTGACCTTGTCAGATTGGGTGAGCTTGCAAGTGCACAGAacgtgttcgacgaaatgcagAGCAGGGGCGTGCGGCGGACGGTTGTCAGCTTTAACACCATGATTTCGGGGATGTGCAGGGCTGGTGATCTGGACGGTGCGGAAACTCTGCACAGAAGGATGTCGGAGGCAGGTGTCACGCCGGATGTGTACACTTATGGTGCTTTGATACAGGGATTGTGCAGGGTGGGGAGGATAGAAGATGCAAGAGGGGTGTTTGAGAAAATGTGCGGGAGAGGTATGAAGCCCAATGCAGTTGTGTTCACGATTTTGATAGACGCACATTGCAAGAAGGGTGATGCAGAGACTATGCTGGAGCTGCACCGGGAGATGAGAGAAAGGGGTGTGAGGCCAGATGCGGTAACGTACAATGCAATAGTCAATGGGCTCTGCCGGGCAAGAGATTTGAAGTCTGCTAGTGGAATTGTGGTGGAGATGAGGAGTGCTGGTCTCAGGCCAGACACGGTTACTTATACTACCCTCATTGATGGTTATTGCAAGGAAGAAGAGTTAGACATGGCGATGGAGATTAAACAGAATATGGTGGCTGAAGGGGTTGGATTGGATGAGGTGACATATACAGCACTCATATCAGGGCTGAGCAAGGCAGGGCGATCAGCTGATGCCGAGAGAGTTCTGGGTGAGATGATGGAGGCTGGTTTGGAGCCTGATAACACGACCTACACAATGGTGATTGATGCTTTCTGTAGGAAAGGGGACGTGAAGACAGGCCTTAGACTCCTGAAGGAAATGCAGAATAAGGGTAGAAAACCAGGAGTTGTGACATATAATGTTATTATGAATGGTTTCTGCAAGCTGGGGCAGATGAAGAATGCAGACATGCTTCTTAATGCAATGATTAATATAGGTGTATCTCCAGATGATATCACATACAACATTCTCTTGGATGGGCATTGCAAGCATGGAAAAGTTACAGATATTGAAGAACTGAAGAGTGCAAAAGGAACAGTGCCAGATTTGGGTGTCTATACTTCTATAGTCGGTGAAATTGTCAAGAAGAAAACAACTAAGACTTACCATGACAGATAA